Proteins found in one Acanthopagrus latus isolate v.2019 chromosome 3, fAcaLat1.1, whole genome shotgun sequence genomic segment:
- the LOC119016729 gene encoding growth factor receptor-bound protein 10-like isoform X1: MALAGCPDYFLCHANYQENMDCTSSRRPEELIVPGFQRPANQNLPHHHDDDVDLEQLVNDMNSSMESVYSTQADTALLLNNGHAHAPHHHHHHHQHHLHPAYPGHGQAHRRHTPPLPSSSPSRERLRHSQPMHIRAVRCLQEEQQLRPASLPAIPNPFPELCSPAGSPVLSPIQTSENHIVKVWSEDGAGKVVEIPADMTARDVCQLLVYKSHCLDDNAWTLVEHHPILGLERCLEDHELVVQVQASMSSDSKFLFRKNYAKYEFFRNPLNFFPEQMVAWCQESDGSIPQSQLLQNFLNSSSCPEIQGYLYLKEPGRKSWKKLYMFLRRSGLYYSTKGTSKEPRHLQLLSDLEDSNIFTIITGRKLHNAPTDYQFCIKPSKVRSDCKELKMLCAEDEQSRTCWMTAFRLLKYGIVLYQSYNVPQQRKSNLSPFTAPVRSVSENSLVAMDFSGRTGRVIDNPVEAQSAALEEGQTWRKRSQRMNVLGSPSPLHPSSLSTVIHRTQVWFHGRIMREEAHKMIMQQGQVDGLFLLRDSQSNPKAFVLTLCHHQKIKHFQILPCEEDGQVFFSLDDGTTKFTDLIHLVEFYQLNRGVLPCKLKHPCTAVAL, encoded by the exons ACGATGATGTGGACCTGGAGCAGCTGGTGAATGACATGAACTCTTCCATGGAGAGTGTGTACTCTACGCAGGCGGACACGGCTCTGCTCCTGAACAACGGCCACGCGCACgctccacaccaccaccaccaccaccaccagcaccacttGCATCCTGCCTACCCGGGACACGGCCAGGCCCATCGCCGTCACACTCCGCCCCtgccttcttcctccccctccaggGAGAGGCTGCGGCACTCTCAGCCCATGCACATCCGGGCCGTCAG gtgcctgcaggaagagcagcagctgcgTCCAGCCTCCCTGCCAGCCATCCCAAACCCTTTCCCTGAGCTCTGCAGCCCAGCAGGCTCCCCTGTGCTCAGCCCCATACAGACCTCTGAGAACCAC ATAGTGAAGGTTTGGAGCGAAGATGGGGCCGGTAAAGTGGTGGAGATCCCCGCGGACATGACAGCCAGAGACGTCTGCCAGCTCCTGGTCTACAAGAGCCACTGTCTAGACGACAACGCCTGGACGCTGGTGGAGCACCACCCCATCCTTGGCCTTG AGAGATGTCTGGAGGACCACGAGCTGGTGGTTCAGGTTCAAGCCTCCATGAGCAGCGACAGTAAATTCCTCTTCAGGAAGAACTATGCCAAATATGAATTCTTCAGGAACCCCCTG AACTTTTTTCCGGAGCAGATGGTGGCTTGGTGTCAGGAGTCTGACGGCTCAATCCCTCAGTCACAGCTCTTACAG aactTTCTGAACTCCAGCAGCTGTCCAGAGATTCAGGGCTATTTGTACTTGAAGGAGCCTGGGCGCAAGTCCTGGAAGAAACTCTACATGTTCCTGCGACGCTCCGGGCTCTACTACTCTACTAAAGGAACATCCAAG GAGCCCAGACACCTGCAACTGCTGTCAGATCTGGAGGACAGTAACAtcttcaccatcatcacagGCAGAAAACTCCACAATGCTCCCACAGATTACCAGTTTTGCATCAAG cccAGTAAAGTGAGGAGTGACTGTAAGGAGCTAAAGATGCTGTGTGCTGAGGACGAACAGAGCAGGACCTGCTGGATGACCGCCTTCAGACTGCTCAAA TATGGGATAGTACTTTATCAGAGCTACAACGTTCCCCAGCAGAGGAAGTCTAACCTCTCGCCTTTCACGGCGCCTGTG CGGAGCGTATCTGAGAACTCCTTGGTTGCCATGGACTTCTCCGGACGGACTGGTCGCGTCATCGACAACCCAGTCGAGGCCCAGAGCGCTGCCCTGGAGGAAGGACAGACCTGGAGG AAACGGAGCCAGCGTATGAATGTCCTGGGCAGTCCCAGCCCCCTGCACCCGTCCTCTCTGAGCACAG TGATACACAGGACACAGGTGTGGTTCCATGGTCGCATCATGAGAGAGGAAGCCCACAAAATGATCATGCAACAAGGCCAAGTAGACGG GTTATTCCTGTTGCGGGACAGTCAGAGTAATCCCAAGGCATTCGTGCTCACCTTGTGCCACCACCAGAAGATCAAGCACTTCCAGATCCTACCG TGTGAGGAGGACGGTCAGGTGTTCTTCAGCCTCGACGACGGCACCACCAAGTTCACCGACCTCATCCACCTGGTGGAGTTCTATCAGCTCAACAGAGGAGTGCTGCCCTGCAAGCTCAAACACCCCTGCACCGCTGTGGCCTTGTGA
- the LOC119016729 gene encoding growth factor receptor-bound protein 10-like isoform X2, with product MPSCSPDCCLFQAVEIVKVWSEDGAGKVVEIPADMTARDVCQLLVYKSHCLDDNAWTLVEHHPILGLERCLEDHELVVQVQASMSSDSKFLFRKNYAKYEFFRNPLNFFPEQMVAWCQESDGSIPQSQLLQNFLNSSSCPEIQGYLYLKEPGRKSWKKLYMFLRRSGLYYSTKGTSKEPRHLQLLSDLEDSNIFTIITGRKLHNAPTDYQFCIKPSKVRSDCKELKMLCAEDEQSRTCWMTAFRLLKYGIVLYQSYNVPQQRKSNLSPFTAPVRSVSENSLVAMDFSGRTGRVIDNPVEAQSAALEEGQTWRKRSQRMNVLGSPSPLHPSSLSTVIHRTQVWFHGRIMREEAHKMIMQQGQVDGLFLLRDSQSNPKAFVLTLCHHQKIKHFQILPCEEDGQVFFSLDDGTTKFTDLIHLVEFYQLNRGVLPCKLKHPCTAVAL from the exons ATGCCATCCTGCTCTCCAGACTGTTGCCTCTTTCAGGCTGTGGAG ATAGTGAAGGTTTGGAGCGAAGATGGGGCCGGTAAAGTGGTGGAGATCCCCGCGGACATGACAGCCAGAGACGTCTGCCAGCTCCTGGTCTACAAGAGCCACTGTCTAGACGACAACGCCTGGACGCTGGTGGAGCACCACCCCATCCTTGGCCTTG AGAGATGTCTGGAGGACCACGAGCTGGTGGTTCAGGTTCAAGCCTCCATGAGCAGCGACAGTAAATTCCTCTTCAGGAAGAACTATGCCAAATATGAATTCTTCAGGAACCCCCTG AACTTTTTTCCGGAGCAGATGGTGGCTTGGTGTCAGGAGTCTGACGGCTCAATCCCTCAGTCACAGCTCTTACAG aactTTCTGAACTCCAGCAGCTGTCCAGAGATTCAGGGCTATTTGTACTTGAAGGAGCCTGGGCGCAAGTCCTGGAAGAAACTCTACATGTTCCTGCGACGCTCCGGGCTCTACTACTCTACTAAAGGAACATCCAAG GAGCCCAGACACCTGCAACTGCTGTCAGATCTGGAGGACAGTAACAtcttcaccatcatcacagGCAGAAAACTCCACAATGCTCCCACAGATTACCAGTTTTGCATCAAG cccAGTAAAGTGAGGAGTGACTGTAAGGAGCTAAAGATGCTGTGTGCTGAGGACGAACAGAGCAGGACCTGCTGGATGACCGCCTTCAGACTGCTCAAA TATGGGATAGTACTTTATCAGAGCTACAACGTTCCCCAGCAGAGGAAGTCTAACCTCTCGCCTTTCACGGCGCCTGTG CGGAGCGTATCTGAGAACTCCTTGGTTGCCATGGACTTCTCCGGACGGACTGGTCGCGTCATCGACAACCCAGTCGAGGCCCAGAGCGCTGCCCTGGAGGAAGGACAGACCTGGAGG AAACGGAGCCAGCGTATGAATGTCCTGGGCAGTCCCAGCCCCCTGCACCCGTCCTCTCTGAGCACAG TGATACACAGGACACAGGTGTGGTTCCATGGTCGCATCATGAGAGAGGAAGCCCACAAAATGATCATGCAACAAGGCCAAGTAGACGG GTTATTCCTGTTGCGGGACAGTCAGAGTAATCCCAAGGCATTCGTGCTCACCTTGTGCCACCACCAGAAGATCAAGCACTTCCAGATCCTACCG TGTGAGGAGGACGGTCAGGTGTTCTTCAGCCTCGACGACGGCACCACCAAGTTCACCGACCTCATCCACCTGGTGGAGTTCTATCAGCTCAACAGAGGAGTGCTGCCCTGCAAGCTCAAACACCCCTGCACCGCTGTGGCCTTGTGA
- the LOC119016729 gene encoding growth factor receptor-bound protein 10-like isoform X3 has product MEIVKVWSEDGAGKVVEIPADMTARDVCQLLVYKSHCLDDNAWTLVEHHPILGLERCLEDHELVVQVQASMSSDSKFLFRKNYAKYEFFRNPLNFFPEQMVAWCQESDGSIPQSQLLQNFLNSSSCPEIQGYLYLKEPGRKSWKKLYMFLRRSGLYYSTKGTSKEPRHLQLLSDLEDSNIFTIITGRKLHNAPTDYQFCIKPSKVRSDCKELKMLCAEDEQSRTCWMTAFRLLKYGIVLYQSYNVPQQRKSNLSPFTAPVRSVSENSLVAMDFSGRTGRVIDNPVEAQSAALEEGQTWRKRSQRMNVLGSPSPLHPSSLSTVIHRTQVWFHGRIMREEAHKMIMQQGQVDGLFLLRDSQSNPKAFVLTLCHHQKIKHFQILPCEEDGQVFFSLDDGTTKFTDLIHLVEFYQLNRGVLPCKLKHPCTAVAL; this is encoded by the exons ATGGAG ATAGTGAAGGTTTGGAGCGAAGATGGGGCCGGTAAAGTGGTGGAGATCCCCGCGGACATGACAGCCAGAGACGTCTGCCAGCTCCTGGTCTACAAGAGCCACTGTCTAGACGACAACGCCTGGACGCTGGTGGAGCACCACCCCATCCTTGGCCTTG AGAGATGTCTGGAGGACCACGAGCTGGTGGTTCAGGTTCAAGCCTCCATGAGCAGCGACAGTAAATTCCTCTTCAGGAAGAACTATGCCAAATATGAATTCTTCAGGAACCCCCTG AACTTTTTTCCGGAGCAGATGGTGGCTTGGTGTCAGGAGTCTGACGGCTCAATCCCTCAGTCACAGCTCTTACAG aactTTCTGAACTCCAGCAGCTGTCCAGAGATTCAGGGCTATTTGTACTTGAAGGAGCCTGGGCGCAAGTCCTGGAAGAAACTCTACATGTTCCTGCGACGCTCCGGGCTCTACTACTCTACTAAAGGAACATCCAAG GAGCCCAGACACCTGCAACTGCTGTCAGATCTGGAGGACAGTAACAtcttcaccatcatcacagGCAGAAAACTCCACAATGCTCCCACAGATTACCAGTTTTGCATCAAG cccAGTAAAGTGAGGAGTGACTGTAAGGAGCTAAAGATGCTGTGTGCTGAGGACGAACAGAGCAGGACCTGCTGGATGACCGCCTTCAGACTGCTCAAA TATGGGATAGTACTTTATCAGAGCTACAACGTTCCCCAGCAGAGGAAGTCTAACCTCTCGCCTTTCACGGCGCCTGTG CGGAGCGTATCTGAGAACTCCTTGGTTGCCATGGACTTCTCCGGACGGACTGGTCGCGTCATCGACAACCCAGTCGAGGCCCAGAGCGCTGCCCTGGAGGAAGGACAGACCTGGAGG AAACGGAGCCAGCGTATGAATGTCCTGGGCAGTCCCAGCCCCCTGCACCCGTCCTCTCTGAGCACAG TGATACACAGGACACAGGTGTGGTTCCATGGTCGCATCATGAGAGAGGAAGCCCACAAAATGATCATGCAACAAGGCCAAGTAGACGG GTTATTCCTGTTGCGGGACAGTCAGAGTAATCCCAAGGCATTCGTGCTCACCTTGTGCCACCACCAGAAGATCAAGCACTTCCAGATCCTACCG TGTGAGGAGGACGGTCAGGTGTTCTTCAGCCTCGACGACGGCACCACCAAGTTCACCGACCTCATCCACCTGGTGGAGTTCTATCAGCTCAACAGAGGAGTGCTGCCCTGCAAGCTCAAACACCCCTGCACCGCTGTGGCCTTGTGA